Part of the Longimicrobiales bacterium genome, GTCCTCCGCCGCTGCACTTACGAGACGCAATCCGCCTCCCCGGCATAGTCCATCCGATCGATTGACGGACGGACCATCACGTTATCTGAGGAGATGCCATGAAGACGTGGCGAGTGTTTGCAGCCGTGACGGCCGCGCTCGTAATCGGAACCGCCGATGCTCAGGCGCAGGCGTTTGGAGTCCAGGGAAGCTGGGGCGATCACACCGACCTGGGCATCGGTGCGCGTCTCGAGCTCGGTCTCCCCAACCTGCTCACATCGGAGGGTCCGCTGTCGAATACATTCCTGATCGGCAGCTTCGACTACTTCTTCCCCGATTTCTGCGACGGGATCGACGACTGCTCGTACTGGGAGATCAACGGCAACCTCGCTGTCCCGATCACATCCAGCACAATCGATCCCTACGCGGGTGCAGGCCTCAACATCGCGCACATGTCGGTGCTGGATCAATCCGATACGGAGGTCGGTCTGAATCTGCTCGGCGGACTGCGCTTCAATCTCGGCGGACTCGGCGCGTTCGGCGAGGGCCGCTTCGTCCTTGGCGGCAGCGAGCAGTTCGTGCTCACGTTCGGCGTGCTGGTCGGCGGAACTCGCTGATCAGCGGAGTCACACCGATCGGCGATGCCCTGTTTGCGAATGCCTCCGGTCGTTGCCGGAGGCATTCCGCGTTCGGTACCGACCGGCGCTACCGTTCAGCTCTCACACACGCAGGAAATGAGACGATGAACCGTGCACCCTCCGGTGGGCGATGAGGGGGAACGGCGGAACAGCCGGTCGCGGATTCGGGGGCGGCCGTGAAGCACGCCCCCGACCCGATGGCTCTACATGTGGATGACGCGGCCCAGCGCTGCGAGCGCTGCTTCTGCCACAGCCTCCGACAGTGTCGGATGCGGATGAATCGCCTTCTCCATCTCCTCGACCGTACTCTCGAGATGGCGACCGATGACGAATTCCGCGATCAGCTCGCTCGCGCTCGGCCCCACGATGTGCGCGCCGATGATCTCGCTGTACTTCCTGTCGCGCACGATCTTGACGAAGCCTTCCGTTTCACCCGACGTGCGTGCCCGCCCGTTGGCGCTCCACGGGAAGCTGCCGACTTCGATGTCGAGACCCTTCTCCTTCGCGGCCTTCTCCGTGAGCCCGACGCTCGCCACTTCCGGATGGCAGTACGTCACGTTCGGGATATTGCCGTAGTCGATCATGCCGTGACCGACACCAGCGATGTTCTCGACCACCGCGATACCCTCGTGTGACGCCTTGTGCGCGAGCAGCGGCGGCTTCGCAACATCGCCGATGGCATACACATTCTTCGCCGTCGTCTGGAGATTGTCATCGACGACGATGGCGCCGCGCTCGGTCTTCACGCCCGCCTTGTCCAGGCCGATGTCATCGACGATGGGAGCGCGGCCAACCGCAACGAGCACGACGTCGACCGTCACCTCCTGCGTCTTTCCATCCTTGCCCTTCACGTGCAGCTTCACGTTGCTCTTCCCCACGTCCGCCTTCTCCAGGCGCGCGCTGGTAAGGATGTCGATGCCCCGCTTCTTGTAGCTCTTCGCGACGACGCTGGCGCAATCCGCATCCTCGAGCGGCAACACCTGCTCCAGCGCCTCGATCACCGTCACCTTCGACCCGAATGCGTTGTACACGTCGGCGAACTCCATCCCGATCGCACCGGCGCCGATGATGCCGATCGACGCAGGCAGCTCCTTGGGGAACACGGCCTGATCGCTGCTCCAGACGCGCTTGCCGTCGAACTTCAGGATCGGCAGGTCGCGCGGTCGCGAGCCCGTGGCAATGATGATGCTCTTCCCGGTGATCGTGCGCTTTCCATCCTTGCCCTCGACCTCGACCTTGCCATTGCCCGCGAGGCGCCCCCATCCCGTGATCGACTCGATCTTGTTCTTCTTGAACAGGAAGCCGACGCCCTTCGCACCCTGCGAAGCGACACTGCTCGCGCGCTTCGAGGCGACCGTGATGTCGAGTGTCACCTCGCCGACGTTCACACCGAAGTCCTTCAGCGAGCCGGCCTTCTTCGCGTACTTCGCGCTCTCGAGCATCGCCTTCGTCGGAATGCAGCCGGTGTTGTTGCACACACCGCCCAGGCCGCCCGGCGCATCGCCGACCTCAACGCATGCGACGTTCATCCCGAGCTGAGCACCGCGGATCGCCGCCACGTAGCCGCCCGGGCCTGCACCGATCACTACCAGATCAAAATTGTCCGCCACGTCCTCACCTCGTGTATTGGCTGTTCACGCGATCATCATCATCGGGTCTTCGATCAGCTCCCGCACCGTCTGCAGGAACTTCGCGCCCATGGCGCCGTCGACGACACGGTGGTCGCAGCTCATCGTCATCCGCATCCGCGGCCGCACCACCATCTCACCGTCCTCTGCGACGACCTTCTCCTCCACCGCACCGATCGCGAGGATCGCCGCTTCCGGTGGATTGATGATCGCCGTGAACTCCACGATGCCGAACATCCCGAGGTTGCTGACCGAGAACGTCGCACCCGTGTATTCCTCAGGCTTCAGCTTCTTCTCCCGCGCGCGGCCCGCCAGTTCCCTGACCTCGACGGCGATCTCGCGCACGCGCTTCACATCCGCGTCACGCACGATCGGCGTGATCAGTCCATCCTCGACGGCGACTGCAACCCCGATGTGCACGCGGTGGTGACGCACGATCGCGCTGTCACCCCACGACGCATTGACTTCCGGATGGCGCGACAGGGCCGCCGCGACTGCCTTGATCAGGAAGTCGTTGATCGACGCCTTGATCCCATCCTTCTCCAGCGTGCGATTGACGCGCTCGCGCAGCTCCATCATGCGTGTCATGTCGCACTCGATCGTCAGGTAGAACGTCGGCACCGGTCCGATCGACTGCACCAGCCGCTTCGCGATGGCCTTCCGCATCTGCGTGACCGGCACCTCCTCCGAGTCCGGGCCGCGCGAGACCGACGGTGTGGCCGCCGCAGCCTCCTCACGTGTTGCCGGCGCCGCTGCGCCACCCGCCGAGGCGGCTTCGATGTCGCGCTTCGTGATGCGGCCGCCCGGCCCGGTACCCTCCACGCTCGACAGCTCCACACCCGCCTCTTCCGCCAGCCGTCGCGCCAGTGGCGATGCCTTCACGCGCGCGTCACGCCCATTCCCACCGCCACCACCGGAACGCGACGCTGCGGCCGCGGCCGTGGCAGACGTTGCGCCCCGCGCCTCCTGCGGCTCAGCACCCTCTGCGGTTGCGCGCGAGCCCGTGCCTTCCGCTGCCGGCGTCTGCTCCGCTTCCGCCTCCGGCCGACCGGGCGCCTCACTGCCGCGCTCCGGCGCAGACCCGGTCTTCTCCTCAGCCTTCTTCGGAGCGGCCTTCTCCTCCGCTTCTTCCTGCGGAGCCGCCTTCCCTTCCGGCGCAGCCGCCTTCTCATCCGGCGCGGCCGCCTCACCGCCCGACTCCGGCGCGGCGACCTCCTCGCCCTCACCGGCGATGACCGCGATCACTTCACCGACCGGCGCTGTCTGCCCCTCTTTCAGCGTGACGTTCTGCAGCACACCGCTGCCGCGCGCCACCAGCTCCATCGTCGCCTTGTCGGTCTCGATCTCGGCCAGGACATCGCCCTCGCTGATGGCGTCGCCCTCGCTCTTCAGCCACTTGACGAGCTGCCCCTCCTCCATCGTCGGGGACAGCGCCTCCATGTGGACTTTCGTTGCCATCTCTTATCCCCTTATTTCGAGCCCGCGGAGAACGGCACATTCACCACTGAGCACACAGAGCAAACGGACTAACTGCATCCGTCGATACATCGCTACCGACTCATTGCAGCCGCCGTCCCTGTACGTTGGATCCGTTGCAACAACAGATCCGTCCTCTGTGTGCTCTGTGTGCTCTGTGGTGAACAAAGTCCGTTTCTCTCCGATCCCTCACTCGCCTCTGTACAGCACCCGCTCGCACGCCGCGATCACCCGCTCCGCCGACGGCTTCGCCATCTTCTCGAGCTGCTTCGCGTACGGCATTGGAATGTCCGCCTGCGTCACGCGACCGACCGGGGCGTCCAGATAGTCGAACGCCTCGTCCTGGATGATGTCCACGATCTGCGCACCGATCCCGACGTACGGCCAGCCTTCTTCCACGTAGACGACACGATTGGTCTTGTGCACGCTCCGCAGTATGGCCTCGACGTCGAGCGGGCGCAGCGACCGCAGGTCCACCACCTCCGCGCTGATCCCATCCTTCTCCATCTGCTGCGCAGCCTGGAGACAGACGTGCACCATTTTGCCATGCGTGATGATGCTGACGTCGCCACCCTCGCGCTTCACGTCCGCGACGCCCAGCGGCACCACGAAGTCGTCGTCATCCGGCACCTCGCCCTTCATGGCGTACAGCAGCTCACCTTCCATGAACACGACGGGGTCATCATCGCGAATCGCGGCTTTCAGCAGCCCCTTCGCATCGGCCGGCGTCGCCGGAGTGCATACCTTCAGACCCGGGAAATGCGAGTACGACGACTCGAGCGCCTGCGAATGCTGCGCCGAGAGCTGCAACGCAGCGCCGCTCGGTCCGCGGAATACGATCGGGCAGCGGAACTGGCCCGCGCTCATGTAATGCAGCTTGGCCGCGCTGTTGATGACCTGGTCCCACGCCA contains:
- the lpdA gene encoding dihydrolipoyl dehydrogenase, which codes for MADNFDLVVIGAGPGGYVAAIRGAQLGMNVACVEVGDAPGGLGGVCNNTGCIPTKAMLESAKYAKKAGSLKDFGVNVGEVTLDITVASKRASSVASQGAKGVGFLFKKNKIESITGWGRLAGNGKVEVEGKDGKRTITGKSIIIATGSRPRDLPILKFDGKRVWSSDQAVFPKELPASIGIIGAGAIGMEFADVYNAFGSKVTVIEALEQVLPLEDADCASVVAKSYKKRGIDILTSARLEKADVGKSNVKLHVKGKDGKTQEVTVDVVLVAVGRAPIVDDIGLDKAGVKTERGAIVVDDNLQTTAKNVYAIGDVAKPPLLAHKASHEGIAVVENIAGVGHGMIDYGNIPNVTYCHPEVASVGLTEKAAKEKGLDIEVGSFPWSANGRARTSGETEGFVKIVRDRKYSEIIGAHIVGPSASELIAEFVIGRHLESTVEEMEKAIHPHPTLSEAVAEAALAALGRVIHM
- a CDS encoding pyruvate dehydrogenase complex dihydrolipoamide acetyltransferase, whose product is MATKVHMEALSPTMEEGQLVKWLKSEGDAISEGDVLAEIETDKATMELVARGSGVLQNVTLKEGQTAPVGEVIAVIAGEGEEVAAPESGGEAAAPDEKAAAPEGKAAPQEEAEEKAAPKKAEEKTGSAPERGSEAPGRPEAEAEQTPAAEGTGSRATAEGAEPQEARGATSATAAAAASRSGGGGGNGRDARVKASPLARRLAEEAGVELSSVEGTGPGGRITKRDIEAASAGGAAAPATREEAAAATPSVSRGPDSEEVPVTQMRKAIAKRLVQSIGPVPTFYLTIECDMTRMMELRERVNRTLEKDGIKASINDFLIKAVAAALSRHPEVNASWGDSAIVRHHRVHIGVAVAVEDGLITPIVRDADVKRVREIAVEVRELAGRAREKKLKPEEYTGATFSVSNLGMFGIVEFTAIINPPEAAILAIGAVEEKVVAEDGEMVVRPRMRMTMSCDHRVVDGAMGAKFLQTVRELIEDPMMMIA
- a CDS encoding pyruvate dehydrogenase complex E1 component subunit beta, which gives rise to MATITYREALNQALAEEMERDEDVFLMGEEVGLYNGAYKVSKGLMDRFGELRVVDTPITELGFAGVGVGAAMVGLRPVIEFMTHNFAILAWDQVINSAAKLHYMSAGQFRCPIVFRGPSGAALQLSAQHSQALESSYSHFPGLKVCTPATPADAKGLLKAAIRDDDPVVFMEGELLYAMKGEVPDDDDFVVPLGVADVKREGGDVSIITHGKMVHVCLQAAQQMEKDGISAEVVDLRSLRPLDVEAILRSVHKTNRVVYVEEGWPYVGIGAQIVDIIQDEAFDYLDAPVGRVTQADIPMPYAKQLEKMAKPSAERVIAACERVLYRGE